atagatacaaaATGACTGATGAAGAGCGTCTAAAACGAATTAAAGTTATGTGAATAATCTgtgatagttttttattaaatttagtttaatttaaaataaaaatataccattagtaatatacattataatgaaGGGACTTATAGTAACTACAGTTATATGATTTTCGTTTCATATTGCAGCTGGTACATTTTTAGCTACTGTTGCTGGGATATCAGCATTTGTTGGATTTAGTGCTACTTTATCAGCAGCTAAGAAAACAGatcctaaatattttaataaaggtatgttacaattttgtattataaatagatacttaaaattttcggTGATTATTGGTATTCCTTCTGGtatatttctatgtattttaGGATTACATGGGAGCATAGAATTGGCAGATGCAGGGGCAATGCTTGCTCTTAGAGCACTTGGTTGGGGTTCACTGTATGCCATTGGTGGTACAACTTGTTTTTGTTATGGCATATGGAAATTGTCAGGTGCTAAAGATGTGAGTAATAATGCTATAATTTTTTAGAAATTCTTTGTGAATTTATGTTAACTCccttatatttttgatttactaTTTTACAGCTCAAAGATTTTAGAACAAAAATGGGTAATATTCTCCCTGTATTGCCAAAAAATAATCCACCACAGTCACGGACAGAATTTAGTGGATTGAatgatttattgttatatttatcagAGGATTATggaaaaaagaaaattcaagGTGACACAAAAaactaatgtaaaaataaataccatagatttattagattatttatttagtcaagTCTTGTTTTATTAGAAACTCTTCCTTATATACTGGTCCAGCATCACAGCTTGCTTTACATGTGTATATAGCTAGCACACCCCAGTCTATGCTGTTAAATTCTATACCAACATTTAGGAAGTTTAACAATTGAGGCATTATctgaaatatatagatatatagtaagtatatgaaattaatttacatattaaatttcttcaaattataaagtaatatattacacattacAAATACAGACTTACTTGAAATTCAAATTGTCTTTCACCGTGGCAGTACTGGCAATTAGGAATATTGATTAGGCTGTTTTCTGTATTTCCAGTTATCCATAGAGGCATGCCACCTCGATCATACCTTAATACTTGGTCTGGATGTCGAGCTATCCTTTTAGTAAATTTGCTAAAAACCTTATCTTCAGGTAATGTTCCAGCATATTGTTCAAGTTCACTCTCACTAATATTACTCATAGTACCAGCCTTTTTTTCttccatcattttttttaatttttccatttCTTGATTTG
This genomic stretch from Vanessa atalanta chromosome 5, ilVanAtal1.2, whole genome shotgun sequence harbors:
- the LOC125064016 gene encoding transmembrane protein 242 isoform X2; the protein is MLFNFSGTFLATVAGISAFVGFSATLSAAKKTDPKYFNKGLHGSIELADAGAMLALRALGWGSLYAIGGTTCFCYGIWKLSGAKDLKDFRTKMGNILPVLPKNNPPQSRTEFSGLNDLLLYLSEDYGKKKIQGDTKN
- the LOC125064016 gene encoding transmembrane protein 242 isoform X1, producing MTDEERLKRIKAGTFLATVAGISAFVGFSATLSAAKKTDPKYFNKGLHGSIELADAGAMLALRALGWGSLYAIGGTTCFCYGIWKLSGAKDLKDFRTKMGNILPVLPKNNPPQSRTEFSGLNDLLLYLSEDYGKKKIQGDTKN